A segment of the Hallerella succinigenes genome:
CAGAAGATGTTTCGGGCTTTAATGATCAGGATTCAAAACGATTTGTCGCAGAATGGAATGAAGCCGTGTTGATGATGAAAAATTTAATGCCGGACTTAGCAGAGGCTTTCCAACCGAAGGAAAAGAAGACGAATGCGAAAAAGGGGAAGAAGTAATGGCGGAAAATAAGGCTTTTAATATTGATGAATTTAAGTTGAACCAGAACCTTTTTATAGAAGCTTCGGCGGGAACAGGCAAGACTTTTACCATTCGAAAAATTGTGGCAAAACTGGTGAAAGAAGGCGTTCCTCTTTCCAAAATTTTGCTCGTGACCTATACGGAAAAGGCGGCTGGAGAATTGCGTGACCGCATCCGCCAAGAAATGGAAGAATGCGGATTGCCCGGCGATGTGGATAGCGCAACCATCGGAACCATCCATTCTTTTTGTAAAAAAACATTGCACGATTTTGCAGTCGAATCTAAAGTGCCTTTCGACATGAAAATGACGGACGATTCTGCGATTGAAAATAAAGTCGATGCCTTGATTCGAGACGTTTGGGAAGAAGAATTGAACCAGGTCGATTTTTCGTTGGATGAAATCCGTACTGCACTGATCGATTCTGTGAAAAAGTATGATGGGACTCAAACGTTGCGCGATCAGTTTGCGACGGATCTGAAGGAATATCGAGGGTTGAATCCGAAATTCGATTTGAATTTGCAGATTCTGCAAGATCATGCCGGGGAATCTTTTACCATTCAAAGAGAGTGTTCCGGAGTAGTGACGGAAGCGCAAAAAACGGTTTCGGAAATGCTCGAAAAAGTGGAAGCGAATCTCGAAGCGAATGTAAAGTGGTCGGGAATTAACGCGGGAAGTCGTTTTGGAAAGAGGACGGTTGCGGCGGATTCCCCGGAAGTTGTCGAAGCGACGAATTACTTTAGAAATCCCGAAATCAATTTGATGGACGCGGATAAAGCGGCCAAGTTCCGCTTTGTGCTCAAAAAATTAAAGGAAGTACACGAGGAGTATCAGGCGGATAAGCTTTCGAATAAGCAGCAGTCTTTTAACGATATGATTTTGCTTGTGCAAAAAGCGGTTCTCGAAAAGAATTCCACGCTTTGCCGTAAGCTGCGCGAAATGTACCGTTATGCGATTATCGATGAATTTCAGGATACGAATCAGGCGCAGTGGGATATTTTCAAAACGGTCTTTTTGAATTCCGGAAGCAACAATCTGATTGTGGTCGGCGATCCGAAACAGTCGATCTATTCGTTCCAGAATGCCGATTTGAATGTGTACTTTAATGCAATTCATTCACCGGGATTTGAAGGCCGTTCGCTGGGGGTGAATTACCGTTCGACGAATGCGATGATTCATGCGTGCAACGAAATGTTCAAGGCGCCTTTCTTTGGCGATTCGGAAAAGGCGATCCCTTTTAATGCGTCACTTGCACCGAGTGAAAGTTCTGCGTCGAATCCAGAAATTCCTTCGCCGACTTTCGATGGCCAGGTTCTAAAGCCGGTTTCGATTGTCAAAGGTTCTGCGGAAGAATTTGCCCGTTATGCGGCACAAAAAATTGCCGAATTCTGTGAAAAAGATTCGAACGGGAAAACGCGTTTGCAGGTTTTCCATAAAGAAGATCAGACGTTCCGGAATGTGAAATTTTCCGATATCGCACTTCTTGGCAGATCGCGCACGGAACTTGCAGAAATGGAATCGGTTCTTGCGCTTTCGGGAATTCCTTTTGCGCGGTATAAAGATGCGAACCTTTTTAAGGGGCGTGAATGTCAGCAATGGCTTGCGCTTTTCCGCGCGGTGGACGCTCCGGATTTTTCGGGCAGAAATCGTGCCATTTTGAATACGGCTTTGGTTTCGGACTTTTTCCGAATCTCTTTTGTGGATTTAGAAACCAAAAAATGGGAAGATCCGCGAAATCCGATTTTACTGCTCTTTGCCAAATGGAGAACTTTGGTGAAAAAATTCCGCTGGGCGGAATTGCAGGAAAGCATTTACGGCGAGACGCAAATCGACAAGTTCCTTTGTGAATCTTCCAAGCTGCAAAGCTTTGCGAAGGTCAAACAAATAGGCATGTACGCGTTTGATTATTTGTACAATAACCGTGTAAGCTTGGACGAACTGATTCACCATTTGGAAGGCCTGACGTCGAATTCGGAAGATGCCGATGAAGACGATGGAAATTTGGTTTCCAAGGGCAGCGATCTAGATGCGGTACAGTTGATGACGATTCACGCGTCAAAGGGATTGCAGTTCCCGGTGGTGATTTCACTTGCGGGAAACAAGGGCAAATACGCCCAGGCACCTGGACCTTTTGTTTATACGGATGCCGAAAAGCGGAGAATCTTCGGCTTGGATGACGAGTCCAAGAAGACGCGTCAGGCAGAAGAACTCGAAGAATGGCGCCGCTTGCTGTATGTGGATTATACTCGTGCAGAAGCTTTGCTGATCGCGCCGTTATACTCTCATTGGTTTGATGATAACGGAAATCTGAAGGGGGATTTCGTGTTCCTCGCTCAGGCGGAAATGTCGCTTCCCGAAGAATGGAAAGAAAGCGTGGATGCGACGGATTTGGAATGGAATCGCAACGCCTTAAAGTCTCGTGTGGATGCGATTTTGCAGACCGCCGATTCCGAAACAAAAACGTTTGCGAAGGTGCCGGAGGAAGGCGAAGAAGAACATCGGCAAAGAATTTTAGCCTTGGACCAAAGCCTGGGTGAAAAAAGCATTTTCCCGTATTCGTATAGCTCTCTATCCGGTCACGGCGATACAGACGATGTGACGAAAGACGGCTCCCGTGAAAATCAGGAAGACGGTGACACGGACGATGTAAAACCTTTGAAAATCGACTTGGATCCGGTGCGCGTTCTGCCCTTTGCTCCCACCGAAACCGTTCCTGCTTTGGAAACCGTCGAAGGATTCCCCAAGGGACGTTTGCTCGGTAATGCGATGCACGCCGTTTTTGAAAAGATGGATTTTGAACGGAGCGATAACTGGGTAAGTGAAGATGCTGTCTTGAATGATTCTGCGTTCCGGGCTTTGATTGCGGAACAGTTTCAAGATCAAGGCTATGAAATCCAGAGTAAGCCGGAATGGATTTCTCAGATGGCAAAATTCATTTATCATACGATGAATGCGACCCTCCCGGAAATCCACGGTTCCCGTTCGATGGGAAAGAACTTTGCTTTGAAGGAACTTCCGAAAAAGGATCGTTTGTCAGAAATGGAATTCCATTTGAAGGCGAATGATCTGGACATGGATTTGCACCAGTTCTGCAAAGGGTTTATGGACGTGCTTTTTGTGCGCGGTGATTACTTCTCCATTTTGGACTGGAAGTCCGATGTAATCCCGAATTACGGCGTGATGAATGCAGAAGGGGACGGAACGCAGACGACGGTTGACAAACGCTATGCGGTGCAACGGGTGCTGTATTCTTACTGCCTCATTCAATGGCTAAAATCTTTTGGTACGTTCGGCGATTCGGAAGAAGAAATCTTTGAAAAACATTTTGGTGGCGTTTATTACGTGTTTGCTCGTGGTTGCCGTTCGGGAGAAACGGCGGGCTTGTATGCGCAAACGTGGAAAAACTACGAAGATTTGAAAAAAGAATATTTGGTTTTGAAAAAGATGATGAGGGCGTAATTCGATGGAAGAAACGATTTTGAATGAAATTCCAAAAAGTTCGGAATTGAATCAAAAACTTTTGACGATGCTCGAACATTTTCAAAAGGATTTAAACGCTCTGGATGCAAAACAGATTTTTGCTGCTTACTTTGCGCTTCTGGATGACGGCAGTAGCTGTGTGACTTTAGACGCAGAGGCTTTGATTGCCAAGTGCGAAAAGAAATGGAAGCTCCCGTTTTCAAACGATCTGAAAACGATTTTTGAAAAAGGTTGTGGACAGATTTTAAACGGTGAACTTTCGCAAATCGTGACTTTTGTGCAGAACGACAACGAAATCGTTAAAACGCCTTTCGTCCTGGAAGAAAGTTCCAAGTCTCTTTTTGCGAGCAAGTACTGGACGGCAAAAAATGTCATCCTCAAAACCTTTGACGCTTCGAGCGGTATCTTTACGCAGAATGCACCGAAGGAATCCGAGGAAGATGTCAAACGTTATGTGAAGAGCGTTTTGCGAAAAGGCTCCCCGATTGAATTGAAAACGGCCCAGGCTCAAGCGATTCTGCGCGGGCAAAATTCCAACTTGCTGATTACAGGCGGTCCTGGCACCGGCAAAACGACCGTGGTGCTGTTTTTGCTGTGGAAGCTCCTTTCGGATCATGACGATATGCGGGATTGGAACCTTTATTTTGCGGCGCCGAGCGGTAAGGCGGCAAACCGTTTAAAGGAAAGCTTGGACCTTTCGGAAATCAATCCGGAGCTTTTGAACAACGAGTCCGCGGGTTTAATCGTCGAAAAGTTCAAAAACGCTGAAGGCCTTACCATGCACCGTTTGCTCAAATACAATGCGGGCAAGAACGCCTTTACGTTTAATGAGAACAATCCCTTCCCCGATAATTCGATTTTTGTAATCGACGAAGCGAGCATGATCGACATTTCGTTGTTCGCATCTTTCCTGAAAGCACTTCCAAAGGATCCTTCTAAGTTCAGACTTTTTATTTTGGGCGATAAGGACCAGCTGCCTTCGGTGAACGCGGGCGCGGTCCTTGGCGAAGTGCTCGGCAAATATCCGCAGTACATGGTGGAACTTTTGGAGTCGAACCGTTTCCAAGACGATTCTAAAATGGGACGCTTTGCGCATGCGATTCAAAAGGATTCTTTTGAAGATTGTGAAAAGTCTCTTGCAGAATGTGGAGACTTCCAAAAATGGGATGCTGCGAAAAAGTTCTGGCCTGCAGAAAGTTCACGGATGAACTTTGTTTCGTTCGACGAGAATATTCCTAAAAAGCAGCTGCAAGAAATGCTTTCGCAGTGGGTAAGTGCATATTGCGCTGCGCTTCCGATACTTGCAAAAGAAGTGAATCCGAGCGAGGAAGCGCCAAAAGGTTCTCGGGAATGGGACGCTCGGGAATGCCTATGGAAACGTGCCGAACAGGCGCGCATCCTTTCGGCAGAACGCCGAGGGCTTTTTGGCGTGGAATCGTTGAACCGGATGGTTCGCAACGCGATCCGCTCGATTCCGGAACTTGAAATTCCATACAGCACCTACTTCGCCGGTGAAATTCTCATGTTCAATCGCAATCAGAATATGATGAAGCTTTTCAACGGCGACTCGGGCGTTGTCGTGAAAAAAGATGGCGTCGATTATCTGATGATCAAAAAGGATGAGAACTTTGTCTGTTATCAGCTCGCGCTCTTCCCCAGCGATTGTTTGGAATCCGCTTTTGCGATCACCATTCACAAATCGCAGGGTTCGGGCTATGAAAATATCCTCATGTTCTTGCCACCAGAAACGGGCCATCCGCTGTTGAACCGTCAGATCCTTTATACGGGTGTGACACGTACCAAGGTGACACGCAAATACGGAGCGGATAAAGCCTCTTTTGTGGAAACGGGAACGCTGACTCTGGTGAGCGATTTGGATCACTTGAAGGAAGCGCAGCAGACGGTTCTTGAACGCGATACGGGGATCTATAGCGCCTAAAATGTAAACAAACTTTTTTGGCTTACAGTTTTTTGCGTAAACGCTACTGCCATTTTTCAAATCCCTTAAAATCAGACTGTCCCGCAATTGCAGAATCCAAATCCCTTAACGGCATTTTAAATAACCCTTCCCATGCAGCAGCATAGATAGTGTCCCCAACGATATCTAAACTATATGTAGCATCTTTAGAAACACAACCTCTTTTTTCGGCACACCAGCCGAGCATTATCGCACGCCATCCTTTAGGGATATTCCCATAGGGTTCGCCATAATCCCCCATATAAACTTTTGGGTAGGACGCATCTCCCGAGATAAAAAGGTGTTTTCCATCAGTAGCTAAATCCTTTATATCTCGCAGTGAACTTCTGTATATGTTATAAGACGAATCCCCGTTTCTTATTATAGTGGGAAGAATCATGCTATCTAAAGCAAGCCAATTACTCGAACCATCCCATTGATAGACTCGATCATTTGTTCCATCAACAGCAATCAATGCGCCCTTGTAAACGACTAGATCCTCAACCTCGTAGACATCATGATAATTAGCATTCCACTTCATCTTTGGAAATTTAGGCAACTCTGTCCATGAAAGGGAGGCTTCGTCCAGTTTCCATACCCCATCTCCAGTACCAACATACAGATTTCCATCCATTTCTGCAGCTTTCACACAAAGAAGGGGTTCCGTTTTACTTACATCATATATCACGCTATCTACAAACATTTCTTTGCGAATGCGAGGCAACTGTAATTCCAGCCATTCTGAGCCTTCTTGCAAAAGAAGTTTCGCATAATACCCCATAGATTCCGTGTAGCCAGCCATACTAACGATTAACCTACCGTTAAATCGTTGTATTCCATAAATATGATACCACAAAGAATCGTTTGTTTTTTTTACAGATAAGTTTTTCCATTCTTTTTTTTCTGGATTATACTCAAACACTTCGGAATTATAAGTACCAATATATACACCGAAAGAATCTGCATAAATCCGTTTGACATAGGCAGAAGTCGGCGGAACAAGGGTATCCCAAATGTCCGATCCAAGTCTAGAAATGAAAAGCCTCGGTGAATAAGTTGATTTTCCTGATTTTCCTTCTATAGGACTTGTCCACGCATCCATCAAGACTAGCCAATTTCCAGAATGCGTCACGTTTTGGAGACCACCGCCCCATTCAAAAGAAATCACGGGCGTAAAACCGGCACTTCGCCAACCGACAACGCTAGAAGGGACCTCTTCATGTTTAGAGTTCGTTCCCGTATCGTCAGAACACGCAAAGAATACAAATGCAGCTAATAACAGAGCAAGGATTCTTTTCATCTTAGAATCCCCATGCATACTGATTCGTCAGCAAATTCGGGCCGTCGTAAGATTCACATTTTTCAACAGAAGGAATTTGGCCGTATATTACATTTCCGAATCTAGTCTAAACGATAATAAAATCATTTTTTTTATCAAGTTGTATTCTATGCACAAATCAGGATTAGCCCCAGTTCCGCAAAGGCTTTACGGACGTACTTTTGTGCGTAGCGAAGACTTCTTATGTGAAAAATACTTCGCCGGTGAAATTCTCATGTTCAATCGCAATCAGAATATGATGAAGCTTTTTAACGGTGACTCGGGCGTTGTCGTGAAAAAAGAGGGCGTCGATTATCTGATGATCAAAAAGGATGAGAACTTTGTCTGTTATCAGCTCGCGCTCTTCCCCAGCGATTGCTTGGAATCGGCATTCGCCATTACGATTCACAAGTCGCAAGGCTCGGGATACAAAAATGTTTTGATGTTCTTGCCACAAGAAACGGGCCATCCGCTGTTGAACCGTCAGATTCTTTATACGGGTGTCACGCGTACCAAGGTTACACGAAAATACGGAGCGGATAAAGCCTCTTTTGTGGAAACGGGAACGCTGACTCTGGTGAGCGATAGGGAGCTTTTGAAGGAAGCGCAGCAGACGGTTCTCGAACGCGATACGGGGATCTATTCTGCGTAAATGTTCCTAAATTCACTACGAGTGGAAAAATCCGGCTTTTGACTTGGTTTTTCTTTTGTTTACAATGCTTGCATTTTCTTTTGCAAAACTTTTCGACGGAAAAAAGTTTGTAAGCCAGTTTTCCCTAGCAAATGAAATTCCGAGGATATAGTTTTACAAGAAATAAAAGGGTTGATTATGCAGATTTTAAAATCTTTAACTCCGTTTGCCGTAAAGCTGGGCTTTGGCTTTGCTTTAGGTCTTGGTTTGTGCTCGCAGGCTTCTGCTGTAGAAGATTACGTGTGGGGTAACGTTCGTTTTGACGGTGGCGGTTTCGTTTCCGCAGTCATATTTCACCCCAAGTCCGAAAACGTGCTTTATGCCCGCACCGACGTGGGCGGCTTGTACCGCTTCGATTTTGCGAACAATAGGTGGATTCCGCTGATGGATTGGATTAGCCAGACAGACGTGGGCCTTTACGGTACCGAAGCCTTTGCCTTGGACCCCACCGACCCCAAGCGCATCTATGTTTTGGCTGGTACCGGCTACTTTAGCGACGGGCGTACCGCCGTACTCCGGAGTGAAGACTTTGGCGCCACCTGGGACACCAGCTACGTAGAAATGTTGGCTCATGGAAACGGCATGGGCCGCCAGACCGGTGAAAAACTTGCGGTAGATCCGAATATGCCAAAAATTATCCTTTGTGGAAGCCGTTCCAAAGGCGTATATAAAAGTACGGACTACGGAAAAACGTGGACAAGCTTGTATGAAGTTGCGCTTTCTTCTGCGACGGGAAGCAGCCTGAATGGCGTGAACGGGGTGAGCTTTGTCATGTTTGACCCGGCTCAGGGAAAGCTTTCCGACGGAAGTACCGCTACGATTTACATTGGTATTTCGGAAACGGCAAAGAGTTTGCAGGTGAGCCACGATGGTGGCGCTACATGGAAAGCCGTTGAGGGAGCTCCGGAAGGATTGATGCCGCACCGTGCAAAAATTGTAGATGGCAATATGTACATTACTTTTGCCGATGGTCCGGGACCTTACAATATTTCTCGTGGAGGAGTTTTCAAGTACAACATCGCTTCGGGAACGTGGACAGATATCACTCCGTATGATGACAATAAAAAAGAAGACGGCTCGATTGTCCATGAAAAAAATGGCTGCTCCTATGGCGGTATTGCGATTGACCCGAAGGATTCGAAGCACATTGTGGTTTCGACTCTTGGACAGTATACGGGTCGCCATCTGTTCAAGGATGGAACCGAAAATTATGGCGACCGCATTTATGTGACGACTGACGGCGGCGCCAATTGGACTTTTGGACAGCACTACGACGACGGTGTGAACATGGATGAAAATGGCAACAACTGGATCCATGGAAATGCGATCCACTGGGCCGGTTCCGTGGAATTCGATCCGTTTGACAGCAAAAAGGTTTGGGTCACAAGTGGTAACGGTATTTTCCAGACGGACGACATTACTTCCAAAGTTCCTGTGTGGAAATTCCAGTCTGTGGGCATTGAAGAAACGGTCCCGCTGGATATCGTGAGCATTCCGGACGGACCGCTTGTAACGGCGATCGGAGACTATGACGGCGCAGCTTACACGAATATCGAAGAAAGCACGCCGCGCCATACACCGATTATAGGAACGACGGAGAGTATGGCTTACGCACCGCTTTCAGGAACACTTCTCCGTACAGGAGTCATTACCAAGTATTACACTTATGAGTCCATCAATTACAACGTGATGTACCGCTCCGATGATCTGGGTAAAACTTGGGATTCCGTCAAGACAACGCTCAAAGGCGGCAAAGGCCTTGTTGTGCTTTCTGCAGATGGTAAGGTGATGCTTCACCGTCCGGATCAAAGTGCTACCGTTTATCGTTCCGATGATAACGGTGCTACTTGGGAAGCTGTAGAAACGGGAACTCAAACGCAATACTCTCGAATTGTAGCAGATCCGGTAGATCCGAACGTTTTCTATGTCGTCGGTTCCATGGGAACGCTTTATAAGTCTACCGATGCGGCCAAAACATTTGTGGAACAGCCGGCTCGTCTTCAAAATGAACAGGCGGGAGAATATTATAATGGTGGCGGTTTGATTCGCACTGTCCCGGGTAAGGAAGGTCACTTGTGGGTCCCGATGGACCAGGCTCAAGTTTGGCAACCGAAGGGATTTACGGAATACGGTCTTGCTTATACGGAAGATGGCGGCGCTTCTTGGAATCGTTGCGAAGGCGCAAGCACGGCGATTGCGGTTGGCGTTGGCATGGCGAAGGAAGATGCTGACTATGAAACCATCTTCATCTGGGGGGCTGCGAAGTCTGGAGATCCGATCGGCATTTACCGTTCGACGGACAAATGCAAAACCTTTGAACGCATCAATGACGATGCGCATCAGTATGGTGGCCCGGGCAACGGTAATTTTGTTGTCGGTGATATGAATCACTTTGGCGTCGTGTACATGAGCACGGTGGGCCGTGGACTTGTCGTAGGCGCTCCGAAGGGTTCCATTTTGCCGATCCCGACGATTCGGATGCAGGAATCTTCGATTGTGAGCATGCAACTTTCCGCCCGAAATTTACGGGTGAGTGGTCCGTCGGAAAGCTTGCTGCTCTTGTTTGATGCGCAAGGAAAGCTCTGTCTGCAGCAGCGGATCGGGCCGAATTCCGAAGTGTCCTTGGAAAAGCTCCCGGCGGGGAAGGTGCTCGCCCGTGTGATTTCAAAGGACGGAAAGGCGCTGCATCATCAGAGCTTGACTCTGCGGTAAAAGATTCTCTTTTGCAACTGTTTGCGACTGGTGCACAAAAAAGGTAGCTGAAGGCTACCTTTTTTGTTGCAGATGCTAGTAAACTTCACTATGCGTTTTGCACATACTGAGCATGAAAATTCGGTATTTTGCGCATGCTCCGAAATGATTTATCTTATGGGTAAAGCTTTTTCCCGAAACCATCTTGTTGATTGATGCGTGGGAAAGCCAGGCCGCCATCGACGCGCATCACGCTTCGCTCATGATGAAGACGATTGCGAAACTCCGCGACAAGTACGACTTGAAAATGACTGTCGAACGCTACACGCCCGACAACACCATGCCCAAGACCGACGAAAAGTTCATCAGGAAGTAGTCCGATGAAATCGCGCGCGCTGTTTGGCGAGAAGGATTTTGGCGGGAAATAGCTTGGCTGAAAAATTCCGCTTTACTTCCTTTGCGAAGCTTGCCAATAAGACCATGGAGGGGAAAGCCTTCCCCTCGCTCGCACTTTGTTGCTCGCTACCCCTTCTCCTAGGGGTTTTCGCCCCTAAAACCCGGAAAATCGCGGACTAAAAAAGGCCAAGCGCGAAAATGCCCAGCCCATTGTAGAGGAAATTGATAAGGTTTTGAAAAAATATAGAATAAAGAATATTGAATAGATGCTTTTAATGTTTGAATAATTTCATTATTTTATACGGAATCCGAATATACCAAGGTCCAAACATAGAATCAACATCCTTCCACGTTATAAACTCGACTTTATTCTTTATTTGTTGAAACACGGCCGTTTCCTCAATATCTTCCTTTGAGCTTTCGTCATAATAACAAATAAACCATTTAGCATTTGGAGCAATTTTATCTATTTCATTAAAATACACATAATCAACACTACTTAACGAATGCCCCAGAACGTAAATCTGCTTCAATCCGGCTAAGGATTCAAAATAAGCCCTATTGCTCTGTGCTATTTGATTTACATCCTTTAAACATGCTTTATAATACTTTTCCATATATTTGTTCGCGTTAAAAGACGCGGCAGTTTTTTGCAATACATTATCAATAATGGGATTCCCCGTAGAATAAACTGAAATCGGCTGCATCGTATCTTGAATGGCCTCATAATTAGCATGACCAAAAATTAGTTGTTGACCGACCTTATTATGAATATGATTAACAAACTCTGACGGGATATTACAACTTTTTTCTAAAGTTTCCGTATAATTGAATGTTAAGTAGAATGCGTCACTTGTGGGCATTTTTAATCTACTTTTCTTTGGAATTTTTGTATTTATTTCATCTTTCATCCAATCAGAAATCTTAGTTGTTATGTTTTTCGCAAAATTTATAGCAGTAGGACCATCAGAAATTCCATTTACATATCCTAACATAGCTTCTAAGCAACGCCATGTATTCAGCTTAGGCAATAACCAATAATTTTTCGCCAATATCGTTCCATATTTTTTTCTATCTCCATGACATTCCTCTAAGCCCTTATGAATTTTTGTGTATTCTTCCGGCAAATCAAAAGGAAGATAATTGCGGTCGTAAAAATCTACAACCCTCTCCAGACCATTATTCTTCAAATAGACTTTATAATCGTCATAAGAGCAGGGTACATTATGATGTAAATCAAATCCATTGCCAATGATAAAGAGTTTTTTCATTTAGTTCTTTTTCCTTCCCCAAATACGAACCGCATGGCAAAAAGGGGGGGGGCTCCTGCCATGCGTCCATATACACTCGGC
Coding sequences within it:
- a CDS encoding UvrD-helicase domain-containing protein, with amino-acid sequence MAENKAFNIDEFKLNQNLFIEASAGTGKTFTIRKIVAKLVKEGVPLSKILLVTYTEKAAGELRDRIRQEMEECGLPGDVDSATIGTIHSFCKKTLHDFAVESKVPFDMKMTDDSAIENKVDALIRDVWEEELNQVDFSLDEIRTALIDSVKKYDGTQTLRDQFATDLKEYRGLNPKFDLNLQILQDHAGESFTIQRECSGVVTEAQKTVSEMLEKVEANLEANVKWSGINAGSRFGKRTVAADSPEVVEATNYFRNPEINLMDADKAAKFRFVLKKLKEVHEEYQADKLSNKQQSFNDMILLVQKAVLEKNSTLCRKLREMYRYAIIDEFQDTNQAQWDIFKTVFLNSGSNNLIVVGDPKQSIYSFQNADLNVYFNAIHSPGFEGRSLGVNYRSTNAMIHACNEMFKAPFFGDSEKAIPFNASLAPSESSASNPEIPSPTFDGQVLKPVSIVKGSAEEFARYAAQKIAEFCEKDSNGKTRLQVFHKEDQTFRNVKFSDIALLGRSRTELAEMESVLALSGIPFARYKDANLFKGRECQQWLALFRAVDAPDFSGRNRAILNTALVSDFFRISFVDLETKKWEDPRNPILLLFAKWRTLVKKFRWAELQESIYGETQIDKFLCESSKLQSFAKVKQIGMYAFDYLYNNRVSLDELIHHLEGLTSNSEDADEDDGNLVSKGSDLDAVQLMTIHASKGLQFPVVISLAGNKGKYAQAPGPFVYTDAEKRRIFGLDDESKKTRQAEELEEWRRLLYVDYTRAEALLIAPLYSHWFDDNGNLKGDFVFLAQAEMSLPEEWKESVDATDLEWNRNALKSRVDAILQTADSETKTFAKVPEEGEEEHRQRILALDQSLGEKSIFPYSYSSLSGHGDTDDVTKDGSRENQEDGDTDDVKPLKIDLDPVRVLPFAPTETVPALETVEGFPKGRLLGNAMHAVFEKMDFERSDNWVSEDAVLNDSAFRALIAEQFQDQGYEIQSKPEWISQMAKFIYHTMNATLPEIHGSRSMGKNFALKELPKKDRLSEMEFHLKANDLDMDLHQFCKGFMDVLFVRGDYFSILDWKSDVIPNYGVMNAEGDGTQTTVDKRYAVQRVLYSYCLIQWLKSFGTFGDSEEEIFEKHFGGVYYVFARGCRSGETAGLYAQTWKNYEDLKKEYLVLKKMMRA
- a CDS encoding ATP-dependent DNA helicase → MEETILNEIPKSSELNQKLLTMLEHFQKDLNALDAKQIFAAYFALLDDGSSCVTLDAEALIAKCEKKWKLPFSNDLKTIFEKGCGQILNGELSQIVTFVQNDNEIVKTPFVLEESSKSLFASKYWTAKNVILKTFDASSGIFTQNAPKESEEDVKRYVKSVLRKGSPIELKTAQAQAILRGQNSNLLITGGPGTGKTTVVLFLLWKLLSDHDDMRDWNLYFAAPSGKAANRLKESLDLSEINPELLNNESAGLIVEKFKNAEGLTMHRLLKYNAGKNAFTFNENNPFPDNSIFVIDEASMIDISLFASFLKALPKDPSKFRLFILGDKDQLPSVNAGAVLGEVLGKYPQYMVELLESNRFQDDSKMGRFAHAIQKDSFEDCEKSLAECGDFQKWDAAKKFWPAESSRMNFVSFDENIPKKQLQEMLSQWVSAYCAALPILAKEVNPSEEAPKGSREWDARECLWKRAEQARILSAERRGLFGVESLNRMVRNAIRSIPELEIPYSTYFAGEILMFNRNQNMMKLFNGDSGVVVKKDGVDYLMIKKDENFVCYQLALFPSDCLESAFAITIHKSQGSGYENILMFLPPETGHPLLNRQILYTGVTRTKVTRKYGADKASFVETGTLTLVSDLDHLKEAQQTVLERDTGIYSA
- a CDS encoding ATP-dependent DNA helicase yields the protein MHKSGLAPVPQRLYGRTFVRSEDFLCEKYFAGEILMFNRNQNMMKLFNGDSGVVVKKEGVDYLMIKKDENFVCYQLALFPSDCLESAFAITIHKSQGSGYKNVLMFLPQETGHPLLNRQILYTGVTRTKVTRKYGADKASFVETGTLTLVSDRELLKEAQQTVLERDTGIYSA
- a CDS encoding sialidase family protein gives rise to the protein MQILKSLTPFAVKLGFGFALGLGLCSQASAVEDYVWGNVRFDGGGFVSAVIFHPKSENVLYARTDVGGLYRFDFANNRWIPLMDWISQTDVGLYGTEAFALDPTDPKRIYVLAGTGYFSDGRTAVLRSEDFGATWDTSYVEMLAHGNGMGRQTGEKLAVDPNMPKIILCGSRSKGVYKSTDYGKTWTSLYEVALSSATGSSLNGVNGVSFVMFDPAQGKLSDGSTATIYIGISETAKSLQVSHDGGATWKAVEGAPEGLMPHRAKIVDGNMYITFADGPGPYNISRGGVFKYNIASGTWTDITPYDDNKKEDGSIVHEKNGCSYGGIAIDPKDSKHIVVSTLGQYTGRHLFKDGTENYGDRIYVTTDGGANWTFGQHYDDGVNMDENGNNWIHGNAIHWAGSVEFDPFDSKKVWVTSGNGIFQTDDITSKVPVWKFQSVGIEETVPLDIVSIPDGPLVTAIGDYDGAAYTNIEESTPRHTPIIGTTESMAYAPLSGTLLRTGVITKYYTYESINYNVMYRSDDLGKTWDSVKTTLKGGKGLVVLSADGKVMLHRPDQSATVYRSDDNGATWEAVETGTQTQYSRIVADPVDPNVFYVVGSMGTLYKSTDAAKTFVEQPARLQNEQAGEYYNGGGLIRTVPGKEGHLWVPMDQAQVWQPKGFTEYGLAYTEDGGASWNRCEGASTAIAVGVGMAKEDADYETIFIWGAAKSGDPIGIYRSTDKCKTFERINDDAHQYGGPGNGNFVVGDMNHFGVVYMSTVGRGLVVGAPKGSILPIPTIRMQESSIVSMQLSARNLRVSGPSESLLLLFDAQGKLCLQQRIGPNSEVSLEKLPAGKVLARVISKDGKALHHQSLTLR
- a CDS encoding AbiH family protein — protein: MKKLFIIGNGFDLHHNVPCSYDDYKVYLKNNGLERVVDFYDRNYLPFDLPEEYTKIHKGLEECHGDRKKYGTILAKNYWLLPKLNTWRCLEAMLGYVNGISDGPTAINFAKNITTKISDWMKDEINTKIPKKSRLKMPTSDAFYLTFNYTETLEKSCNIPSEFVNHIHNKVGQQLIFGHANYEAIQDTMQPISVYSTGNPIIDNVLQKTAASFNANKYMEKYYKACLKDVNQIAQSNRAYFESLAGLKQIYVLGHSLSSVDYVYFNEIDKIAPNAKWFICYYDESSKEDIEETAVFQQIKNKVEFITWKDVDSMFGPWYIRIPYKIMKLFKH